CGGGGACTGGAGGTTAGAGGGCTGTACCCTGTACGTAACTTTGGAACCGTGCCTCATGTGCGCCGGGGCCATAATTCAGGCTCGTATTGCTCGACTGGTCTTCGGGGCATGGGACCCCAAGGGTGGGGTGGCAGGGAGCGTACTCAACGTTTTTGTTCCCGGTCTTTTCCCTCATTCAGTTTCTGTTGTTGGTGGGGTGTACGAGAGAGAATGCGGAGAGCTTCTTCGGCAGTACTTCCAGAGAAAGCGGAGGTAGGAGGGAGGGACTGATGTGGCGGGTGTCCAGGGACATGTGGCCCTTGTCACCGGGGGAAGCCGAGGAATTGGGAGAGCAATAGCCCTTTCTCTTTCCCAGGCAGGGGCAAAGGTTGCCGTCAACTACCATCGCCGTCGGGATGAAGCGGAAAAGACAGTTCTTGAGATTCGAAGAAATGGAGGCACAGCTCAAGCCTTCCAGGCCGATGTGGGGAATGCCCAGGAAGTGGAGGCCATGGTGCGGGCGATTCAGGAGACCTTAGGAGCACTGGATATTCTCGTGGCCAATGCGGGAATAGGGGACCCGAACTACCGGGGGGCCTGGAACCTCAC
The DNA window shown above is from Candidatus Caldatribacterium sp. and carries:
- a CDS encoding nucleoside deaminase; amino-acid sequence: MTQDEFFMSLALKEAERAFAEDEVPVGACIVKEGAVLALGHNRREGADDVTAHAEIEAIRRAQKVLGDWRLEGCTLYVTLEPCLMCAGAIIQARIARLVFGAWDPKGGVAGSVLNVFVPGLFPHSVSVVGGVYERECGELLRQYFQRKRR